A single region of the Vanacampus margaritifer isolate UIUO_Vmar chromosome 13, RoL_Vmar_1.0, whole genome shotgun sequence genome encodes:
- the exoc1 gene encoding exocyst complex component 1 isoform X3 — protein MTAIKHALQRDIFTPNDERLLGIVNVCKAGKKKKNCFLCATVTTERPVQVKVVKVKKSGDFYKRQLTWELRDLTEVDAKDASKENPEFDLHFEKVYRWVASSTAEKNSFISCIWKLNQRYLRKKVEFVNVSSQLLEELPKAEESVPSGESQSVAGGDEDTLDEYQELSAREEQDIEGMMEVCEYAISNAEAFAEQLSRELQVLDGANIQSIMASEKQVNILMQLLDEALGEVDTIEGKLSSYEEMLQSVKDQMDQISQSNRLIQISNTNNGKLLDEIQFLVHNMDLSKGHIRALQDGDLTSPKGIEACINAAEALLQCMNVALLPGHDKLMAVTQQQHLFTELRDTFARRLTNHLNNVFVHQGHDQSSTLSQHTVELTLPKHSPLHRDLLRYAKLMEWLKITHREKYEGLSRTYVDYMSRLYEREIKDFFEIAKIKMAGTSKEAKGKFGLHGSSGKLTGSTSSLNKLSVQGSNSRRSQSSSLLDMGNMSASDLDVADRTKFDKIFEQVLSELEPLCLAEQDFISKFFKLQQHPTVLPPLAQPEAVDSDGIAPSRMPPQAEHRHSLSSDKDMVRLMMNKVFQSIETELNSLIALGDKIDSFHSLYMLVKMSHHVWTAENVDPASFLSTTLGNVLVTVKRNFDKCISGQIRQMEEVKISKKSKVGILPFVTGFEEFAELAETIFRNAERRGDLDKAYVKLIRAVFMNVEKVANESQKTPRDVVMMENFHHIFSTLSQLKISCLDAERREAKHKYTDHLQSYVINSLGQPLEKLNHFFEGVEARVAQGIREEEVSYQLAFNKQELRKVIKEYPGKEVKKGLDNLYKKVDKHLCEEESLLQVVWHSTQDEFIRQYKHFEDLIGRCYPGSGITMEFTIRDMLEYFSSIAQSH, from the exons ATGACGGCCATCAAGCACGCCCTTCAGAGAGACATCTTCACGCCCAACGATGAGCGTCTGCTGGGCATCGTCAACGTCTGCAAGGcggggaaaaagaagaagaactgcTTTTTGTGCGCCACGG TCACCACCGAGCGGCCCGTGCAGGTCAAAGTGGTCAAGGTGAAGAAATCCGGAGACTTTTACAAACGACAGCTGACGTGGGAACTCCGCGATCTGACCGAAGTGGATGCCAAAGATGCGAGCAAG GAAAACCCAGAGTTCGACCTTCACTTTGAGAAGGTCTACCGCTGGGTGGCCAGCAGCACAGCAGAGAAGAACTCGTTCATCTCGTGCATTTGGAAGCTGAACCAGCGCTACCTGAGGAAGAAGGTGGAGTTTGTCAATGTCAGTTCTCAGCTGCTGGAAG AACTTCCTAAAGCGGAAG AGTCGGTGCCCAGTGGCGAGAGCCAAAGTGTCGCCGGCGGCGACGAGGACACTCTGGATGAGTACCAGGAGCTGAGCGCCCGCGAGGAGCAAGACATCGAGGGCATGATGGAGGTGTGCGAGTACGCCATCTCCAACGCCGAGGCCTTTGCCGAGCAGCTCTCCAGGGAGCTGCAGGTGCTAGATGGG GCCAACATCCAGTCCATCATGGCGTCGGAGAAGCAGGTCAACATCCTGATGCAGCTGCTGGACGAGGCGCTGGGCGAGGTGGACACCATCGAGGGCAAGCTGAGCAGCTACGAGGAGATGCTGCAGAGCGTCaaggaccagatggaccagatCTCGCAGAGCAACCGACTCATCCAAATCAGCAACACCAACAACGGAAAGCTGCTGGATGAGATCCAGTTCCTTGTG CACAACATGGACCTGTCCAAGGGCCACATCAGAGCCCTGCAAGACGGAGACCTGACCTCCCCTAAAGGCATCGAGGCTTGCATCAATGCAGCCGAGGCTCTTTTGCAGTGCATGAACGTGGCCCTCCTGCCAG GCCACGACAAGTTGATGGCTGTGACGCAGCAGCAACACCTTTTCACCGAGCTGCGGGATACGTTCGCTCGCCGCCTCACCAATCATCTCAACAATGTGTTTGTGCACCAG GGCCATGACCAGAGTTCCACCCTGTCCCAGCACACCGTGGAGCTGACCTTGCCCAAGCACAGCCCCCTCCATCGGGACCTGCTGCGCTACGCCAAGCTCATGGAGTGGCTGAAGATCACCCACCGGGAGAAGTACGAGGGCCTATCGAGG ACCTATGTGGACTACATGAGTCGACTGTATGAACGAGAAATCAAAGACTTCTTTGAGATTGCCAAGATCAAGATGGCGGGAACGAGCAAGGAGGCGAAGGGAAAATTTG GCCTTCACGGCAGCTCCGGAAAGCTGACCGGCTCCACGTCCAGCCTCAACAAGCTGAGCGTGCAGGGCTCCAACAGCCGGCGCTCGCAATCATCCTCACTGCTGGATATGGGCAACATGTCGGCTTCCGACCTGGACGTGGCCGACCGCACCAAGTTTGACAAG ATATTCGAGCAGGTCCTCAGTGAGCTGGAGCCCCTGTGCCTCGCGGAGCAAGATTTCATCAGCAAGTTCTTCAAGCTGCAGCAGCACCCGACCGTCTTGCCTCCTCTGGCTCAG CCGGAAGCCGTGGATTCGGATGGCATCGCGCCTTCAAGAATGCCTCCCCAGGCGGAACATAGACACTCCTTGTCATCAGA CAAAGACATGGTGCGGCTGATGATGAACAAAGTCTTCCAGAGCATCGAGACGGAGCTCAACAGCCTCATCGCTCTGGGTGACAAGATCGACAGCTTTCACTCGCTGTACATGCTGGTGAAGATGAGCCACCACGTGTGGACGGCGGAAAACGTGGACCCGGCGTCATTTCTCAGCACCACGCTGGGAAACGTGCTGGTCACCGTCAAGAGAAACTTTGACAAATGCATT TCTGGCCAGATCAGACAGATGGAGGAAGTGAAAATTTCCAAGAAGAGCAAAGTTGGCATCCTGCCTTTCGTCACCGGCTTTGAAGAGTTTGCCGAGTTGGCCGAGACCATCTTCCGAAACGCGGAACGTCGCGGAGACCTCGACAAAGCTTACGTCAAGCTCATCAGGGCCGTCTTCATGAACG TGGAGAAAGTGGCCAACGAGAGCCAGAAGACACCACGGGACGTAGTGATGATGGAGAACTTCCACCACATCTTCTCCACGCTGTCACAGCTGAAGATCTCCTGCCTGGATGCGGAGAGGCGCGAGGCCAAGCACAAATACACGGACCACCTGCAGTCCTACGTCATCAACTCTCTGGGCCAGCCTCTGGAAAAGCTCAAC CATTTCTTCGAGGGCGTGGAAGCCCGCGTGGCCCAGGGGATCCGCGAGGAGGAGGTGAGTTATCAGCTGGCCTTCAACAAGCAGGAGCTCCGCAAGGTCATTAAAGAGTACCCTGGGAAAGAGGTCAAGAAGGGACTGGACAACCTCTACAAGAAGGTGGACAAACACCTGTGCGAAGAGGAAAGCCTGCTGCAG GTGGTGTGGCACTCCACGCAAGACGAGTTCATCCGGCAGTACAAACACTTTGAAGACTTGATCGGCAGATGTTACCCTGGTTCTGGAATCACCATGGAGTTTACCATTCGGGACATGCTGGAGTATTTCTCCAGCATCGCTCAGTCCCATTAG
- the exoc1 gene encoding exocyst complex component 1 isoform X1 — protein sequence MTAIKHALQRDIFTPNDERLLGIVNVCKAGKKKKNCFLCATVTTERPVQVKVVKVKKSGDFYKRQLTWELRDLTEVDAKDASKENPEFDLHFEKVYRWVASSTAEKNSFISCIWKLNQRYLRKKVEFVNVSSQLLEELPKAEESVPSGESQSVAGGDEDTLDEYQELSAREEQDIEGMMEVCEYAISNAEAFAEQLSRELQVLDGANIQSIMASEKQVNILMQLLDEALGEVDTIEGKLSSYEEMLQSVKDQMDQISQSNRLIQISNTNNGKLLDEIQFLVHNMDLSKGHIRALQDGDLTSPKGIEACINAAEALLQCMNVALLPGHDKLMAVTQQQHLFTELRDTFARRLTNHLNNVFVHQGHDQSSTLSQHTVELTLPKHSPLHRDLLRYAKLMEWLKITHREKYEGLSRTYVDYMSRLYEREIKDFFEIAKIKMAGTSKEAKGKFATLPRKESALKQETESLHGSSGKLTGSTSSLNKLSVQGSNSRRSQSSSLLDMGNMSASDLDVADRTKFDKIFEQVLSELEPLCLAEQDFISKFFKLQQHPTVLPPLAQPEAVDSDGIAPSRMPPQAEHRHSLSSDKDMVRLMMNKVFQSIETELNSLIALGDKIDSFHSLYMLVKMSHHVWTAENVDPASFLSTTLGNVLVTVKRNFDKCISGQIRQMEEVKISKKSKVGILPFVTGFEEFAELAETIFRNAERRGDLDKAYVKLIRAVFMNVEKVANESQKTPRDVVMMENFHHIFSTLSQLKISCLDAERREAKHKYTDHLQSYVINSLGQPLEKLNHFFEGVEARVAQGIREEEVSYQLAFNKQELRKVIKEYPGKEVKKGLDNLYKKVDKHLCEEESLLQVVWHSTQDEFIRQYKHFEDLIGRCYPGSGITMEFTIRDMLEYFSSIAQSH from the exons ATGACGGCCATCAAGCACGCCCTTCAGAGAGACATCTTCACGCCCAACGATGAGCGTCTGCTGGGCATCGTCAACGTCTGCAAGGcggggaaaaagaagaagaactgcTTTTTGTGCGCCACGG TCACCACCGAGCGGCCCGTGCAGGTCAAAGTGGTCAAGGTGAAGAAATCCGGAGACTTTTACAAACGACAGCTGACGTGGGAACTCCGCGATCTGACCGAAGTGGATGCCAAAGATGCGAGCAAG GAAAACCCAGAGTTCGACCTTCACTTTGAGAAGGTCTACCGCTGGGTGGCCAGCAGCACAGCAGAGAAGAACTCGTTCATCTCGTGCATTTGGAAGCTGAACCAGCGCTACCTGAGGAAGAAGGTGGAGTTTGTCAATGTCAGTTCTCAGCTGCTGGAAG AACTTCCTAAAGCGGAAG AGTCGGTGCCCAGTGGCGAGAGCCAAAGTGTCGCCGGCGGCGACGAGGACACTCTGGATGAGTACCAGGAGCTGAGCGCCCGCGAGGAGCAAGACATCGAGGGCATGATGGAGGTGTGCGAGTACGCCATCTCCAACGCCGAGGCCTTTGCCGAGCAGCTCTCCAGGGAGCTGCAGGTGCTAGATGGG GCCAACATCCAGTCCATCATGGCGTCGGAGAAGCAGGTCAACATCCTGATGCAGCTGCTGGACGAGGCGCTGGGCGAGGTGGACACCATCGAGGGCAAGCTGAGCAGCTACGAGGAGATGCTGCAGAGCGTCaaggaccagatggaccagatCTCGCAGAGCAACCGACTCATCCAAATCAGCAACACCAACAACGGAAAGCTGCTGGATGAGATCCAGTTCCTTGTG CACAACATGGACCTGTCCAAGGGCCACATCAGAGCCCTGCAAGACGGAGACCTGACCTCCCCTAAAGGCATCGAGGCTTGCATCAATGCAGCCGAGGCTCTTTTGCAGTGCATGAACGTGGCCCTCCTGCCAG GCCACGACAAGTTGATGGCTGTGACGCAGCAGCAACACCTTTTCACCGAGCTGCGGGATACGTTCGCTCGCCGCCTCACCAATCATCTCAACAATGTGTTTGTGCACCAG GGCCATGACCAGAGTTCCACCCTGTCCCAGCACACCGTGGAGCTGACCTTGCCCAAGCACAGCCCCCTCCATCGGGACCTGCTGCGCTACGCCAAGCTCATGGAGTGGCTGAAGATCACCCACCGGGAGAAGTACGAGGGCCTATCGAGG ACCTATGTGGACTACATGAGTCGACTGTATGAACGAGAAATCAAAGACTTCTTTGAGATTGCCAAGATCAAGATGGCGGGAACGAGCAAGGAGGCGAAGGGAAAATTTG CCACGCTTCCGCGGAAAGAGAGCGCGCTCAAACAGGAGACGGAAA GCCTTCACGGCAGCTCCGGAAAGCTGACCGGCTCCACGTCCAGCCTCAACAAGCTGAGCGTGCAGGGCTCCAACAGCCGGCGCTCGCAATCATCCTCACTGCTGGATATGGGCAACATGTCGGCTTCCGACCTGGACGTGGCCGACCGCACCAAGTTTGACAAG ATATTCGAGCAGGTCCTCAGTGAGCTGGAGCCCCTGTGCCTCGCGGAGCAAGATTTCATCAGCAAGTTCTTCAAGCTGCAGCAGCACCCGACCGTCTTGCCTCCTCTGGCTCAG CCGGAAGCCGTGGATTCGGATGGCATCGCGCCTTCAAGAATGCCTCCCCAGGCGGAACATAGACACTCCTTGTCATCAGA CAAAGACATGGTGCGGCTGATGATGAACAAAGTCTTCCAGAGCATCGAGACGGAGCTCAACAGCCTCATCGCTCTGGGTGACAAGATCGACAGCTTTCACTCGCTGTACATGCTGGTGAAGATGAGCCACCACGTGTGGACGGCGGAAAACGTGGACCCGGCGTCATTTCTCAGCACCACGCTGGGAAACGTGCTGGTCACCGTCAAGAGAAACTTTGACAAATGCATT TCTGGCCAGATCAGACAGATGGAGGAAGTGAAAATTTCCAAGAAGAGCAAAGTTGGCATCCTGCCTTTCGTCACCGGCTTTGAAGAGTTTGCCGAGTTGGCCGAGACCATCTTCCGAAACGCGGAACGTCGCGGAGACCTCGACAAAGCTTACGTCAAGCTCATCAGGGCCGTCTTCATGAACG TGGAGAAAGTGGCCAACGAGAGCCAGAAGACACCACGGGACGTAGTGATGATGGAGAACTTCCACCACATCTTCTCCACGCTGTCACAGCTGAAGATCTCCTGCCTGGATGCGGAGAGGCGCGAGGCCAAGCACAAATACACGGACCACCTGCAGTCCTACGTCATCAACTCTCTGGGCCAGCCTCTGGAAAAGCTCAAC CATTTCTTCGAGGGCGTGGAAGCCCGCGTGGCCCAGGGGATCCGCGAGGAGGAGGTGAGTTATCAGCTGGCCTTCAACAAGCAGGAGCTCCGCAAGGTCATTAAAGAGTACCCTGGGAAAGAGGTCAAGAAGGGACTGGACAACCTCTACAAGAAGGTGGACAAACACCTGTGCGAAGAGGAAAGCCTGCTGCAG GTGGTGTGGCACTCCACGCAAGACGAGTTCATCCGGCAGTACAAACACTTTGAAGACTTGATCGGCAGATGTTACCCTGGTTCTGGAATCACCATGGAGTTTACCATTCGGGACATGCTGGAGTATTTCTCCAGCATCGCTCAGTCCCATTAG
- the exoc1 gene encoding exocyst complex component 1 isoform X2 yields MTAIKHALQRDIFTPNDERLLGIVNVCKAGKKKKNCFLCATVTTERPVQVKVVKVKKSGDFYKRQLTWELRDLTEVDAKDASKENPEFDLHFEKVYRWVASSTAEKNSFISCIWKLNQRYLRKKVEFVNVSSQLLEESVPSGESQSVAGGDEDTLDEYQELSAREEQDIEGMMEVCEYAISNAEAFAEQLSRELQVLDGANIQSIMASEKQVNILMQLLDEALGEVDTIEGKLSSYEEMLQSVKDQMDQISQSNRLIQISNTNNGKLLDEIQFLVHNMDLSKGHIRALQDGDLTSPKGIEACINAAEALLQCMNVALLPGHDKLMAVTQQQHLFTELRDTFARRLTNHLNNVFVHQGHDQSSTLSQHTVELTLPKHSPLHRDLLRYAKLMEWLKITHREKYEGLSRTYVDYMSRLYEREIKDFFEIAKIKMAGTSKEAKGKFATLPRKESALKQETESLHGSSGKLTGSTSSLNKLSVQGSNSRRSQSSSLLDMGNMSASDLDVADRTKFDKIFEQVLSELEPLCLAEQDFISKFFKLQQHPTVLPPLAQPEAVDSDGIAPSRMPPQAEHRHSLSSDKDMVRLMMNKVFQSIETELNSLIALGDKIDSFHSLYMLVKMSHHVWTAENVDPASFLSTTLGNVLVTVKRNFDKCISGQIRQMEEVKISKKSKVGILPFVTGFEEFAELAETIFRNAERRGDLDKAYVKLIRAVFMNVEKVANESQKTPRDVVMMENFHHIFSTLSQLKISCLDAERREAKHKYTDHLQSYVINSLGQPLEKLNHFFEGVEARVAQGIREEEVSYQLAFNKQELRKVIKEYPGKEVKKGLDNLYKKVDKHLCEEESLLQVVWHSTQDEFIRQYKHFEDLIGRCYPGSGITMEFTIRDMLEYFSSIAQSH; encoded by the exons ATGACGGCCATCAAGCACGCCCTTCAGAGAGACATCTTCACGCCCAACGATGAGCGTCTGCTGGGCATCGTCAACGTCTGCAAGGcggggaaaaagaagaagaactgcTTTTTGTGCGCCACGG TCACCACCGAGCGGCCCGTGCAGGTCAAAGTGGTCAAGGTGAAGAAATCCGGAGACTTTTACAAACGACAGCTGACGTGGGAACTCCGCGATCTGACCGAAGTGGATGCCAAAGATGCGAGCAAG GAAAACCCAGAGTTCGACCTTCACTTTGAGAAGGTCTACCGCTGGGTGGCCAGCAGCACAGCAGAGAAGAACTCGTTCATCTCGTGCATTTGGAAGCTGAACCAGCGCTACCTGAGGAAGAAGGTGGAGTTTGTCAATGTCAGTTCTCAGCTGCTGGAAG AGTCGGTGCCCAGTGGCGAGAGCCAAAGTGTCGCCGGCGGCGACGAGGACACTCTGGATGAGTACCAGGAGCTGAGCGCCCGCGAGGAGCAAGACATCGAGGGCATGATGGAGGTGTGCGAGTACGCCATCTCCAACGCCGAGGCCTTTGCCGAGCAGCTCTCCAGGGAGCTGCAGGTGCTAGATGGG GCCAACATCCAGTCCATCATGGCGTCGGAGAAGCAGGTCAACATCCTGATGCAGCTGCTGGACGAGGCGCTGGGCGAGGTGGACACCATCGAGGGCAAGCTGAGCAGCTACGAGGAGATGCTGCAGAGCGTCaaggaccagatggaccagatCTCGCAGAGCAACCGACTCATCCAAATCAGCAACACCAACAACGGAAAGCTGCTGGATGAGATCCAGTTCCTTGTG CACAACATGGACCTGTCCAAGGGCCACATCAGAGCCCTGCAAGACGGAGACCTGACCTCCCCTAAAGGCATCGAGGCTTGCATCAATGCAGCCGAGGCTCTTTTGCAGTGCATGAACGTGGCCCTCCTGCCAG GCCACGACAAGTTGATGGCTGTGACGCAGCAGCAACACCTTTTCACCGAGCTGCGGGATACGTTCGCTCGCCGCCTCACCAATCATCTCAACAATGTGTTTGTGCACCAG GGCCATGACCAGAGTTCCACCCTGTCCCAGCACACCGTGGAGCTGACCTTGCCCAAGCACAGCCCCCTCCATCGGGACCTGCTGCGCTACGCCAAGCTCATGGAGTGGCTGAAGATCACCCACCGGGAGAAGTACGAGGGCCTATCGAGG ACCTATGTGGACTACATGAGTCGACTGTATGAACGAGAAATCAAAGACTTCTTTGAGATTGCCAAGATCAAGATGGCGGGAACGAGCAAGGAGGCGAAGGGAAAATTTG CCACGCTTCCGCGGAAAGAGAGCGCGCTCAAACAGGAGACGGAAA GCCTTCACGGCAGCTCCGGAAAGCTGACCGGCTCCACGTCCAGCCTCAACAAGCTGAGCGTGCAGGGCTCCAACAGCCGGCGCTCGCAATCATCCTCACTGCTGGATATGGGCAACATGTCGGCTTCCGACCTGGACGTGGCCGACCGCACCAAGTTTGACAAG ATATTCGAGCAGGTCCTCAGTGAGCTGGAGCCCCTGTGCCTCGCGGAGCAAGATTTCATCAGCAAGTTCTTCAAGCTGCAGCAGCACCCGACCGTCTTGCCTCCTCTGGCTCAG CCGGAAGCCGTGGATTCGGATGGCATCGCGCCTTCAAGAATGCCTCCCCAGGCGGAACATAGACACTCCTTGTCATCAGA CAAAGACATGGTGCGGCTGATGATGAACAAAGTCTTCCAGAGCATCGAGACGGAGCTCAACAGCCTCATCGCTCTGGGTGACAAGATCGACAGCTTTCACTCGCTGTACATGCTGGTGAAGATGAGCCACCACGTGTGGACGGCGGAAAACGTGGACCCGGCGTCATTTCTCAGCACCACGCTGGGAAACGTGCTGGTCACCGTCAAGAGAAACTTTGACAAATGCATT TCTGGCCAGATCAGACAGATGGAGGAAGTGAAAATTTCCAAGAAGAGCAAAGTTGGCATCCTGCCTTTCGTCACCGGCTTTGAAGAGTTTGCCGAGTTGGCCGAGACCATCTTCCGAAACGCGGAACGTCGCGGAGACCTCGACAAAGCTTACGTCAAGCTCATCAGGGCCGTCTTCATGAACG TGGAGAAAGTGGCCAACGAGAGCCAGAAGACACCACGGGACGTAGTGATGATGGAGAACTTCCACCACATCTTCTCCACGCTGTCACAGCTGAAGATCTCCTGCCTGGATGCGGAGAGGCGCGAGGCCAAGCACAAATACACGGACCACCTGCAGTCCTACGTCATCAACTCTCTGGGCCAGCCTCTGGAAAAGCTCAAC CATTTCTTCGAGGGCGTGGAAGCCCGCGTGGCCCAGGGGATCCGCGAGGAGGAGGTGAGTTATCAGCTGGCCTTCAACAAGCAGGAGCTCCGCAAGGTCATTAAAGAGTACCCTGGGAAAGAGGTCAAGAAGGGACTGGACAACCTCTACAAGAAGGTGGACAAACACCTGTGCGAAGAGGAAAGCCTGCTGCAG GTGGTGTGGCACTCCACGCAAGACGAGTTCATCCGGCAGTACAAACACTTTGAAGACTTGATCGGCAGATGTTACCCTGGTTCTGGAATCACCATGGAGTTTACCATTCGGGACATGCTGGAGTATTTCTCCAGCATCGCTCAGTCCCATTAG
- the exoc1 gene encoding exocyst complex component 1 isoform X4: protein MTAIKHALQRDIFTPNDERLLGIVNVCKAGKKKKNCFLCATVTTERPVQVKVVKVKKSGDFYKRQLTWELRDLTEVDAKDASKENPEFDLHFEKVYRWVASSTAEKNSFISCIWKLNQRYLRKKVEFVNVSSQLLEESVPSGESQSVAGGDEDTLDEYQELSAREEQDIEGMMEVCEYAISNAEAFAEQLSRELQVLDGANIQSIMASEKQVNILMQLLDEALGEVDTIEGKLSSYEEMLQSVKDQMDQISQSNRLIQISNTNNGKLLDEIQFLVHNMDLSKGHIRALQDGDLTSPKGIEACINAAEALLQCMNVALLPGHDKLMAVTQQQHLFTELRDTFARRLTNHLNNVFVHQGHDQSSTLSQHTVELTLPKHSPLHRDLLRYAKLMEWLKITHREKYEGLSRTYVDYMSRLYEREIKDFFEIAKIKMAGTSKEAKGKFGLHGSSGKLTGSTSSLNKLSVQGSNSRRSQSSSLLDMGNMSASDLDVADRTKFDKIFEQVLSELEPLCLAEQDFISKFFKLQQHPTVLPPLAQPEAVDSDGIAPSRMPPQAEHRHSLSSDKDMVRLMMNKVFQSIETELNSLIALGDKIDSFHSLYMLVKMSHHVWTAENVDPASFLSTTLGNVLVTVKRNFDKCISGQIRQMEEVKISKKSKVGILPFVTGFEEFAELAETIFRNAERRGDLDKAYVKLIRAVFMNVEKVANESQKTPRDVVMMENFHHIFSTLSQLKISCLDAERREAKHKYTDHLQSYVINSLGQPLEKLNHFFEGVEARVAQGIREEEVSYQLAFNKQELRKVIKEYPGKEVKKGLDNLYKKVDKHLCEEESLLQVVWHSTQDEFIRQYKHFEDLIGRCYPGSGITMEFTIRDMLEYFSSIAQSH from the exons ATGACGGCCATCAAGCACGCCCTTCAGAGAGACATCTTCACGCCCAACGATGAGCGTCTGCTGGGCATCGTCAACGTCTGCAAGGcggggaaaaagaagaagaactgcTTTTTGTGCGCCACGG TCACCACCGAGCGGCCCGTGCAGGTCAAAGTGGTCAAGGTGAAGAAATCCGGAGACTTTTACAAACGACAGCTGACGTGGGAACTCCGCGATCTGACCGAAGTGGATGCCAAAGATGCGAGCAAG GAAAACCCAGAGTTCGACCTTCACTTTGAGAAGGTCTACCGCTGGGTGGCCAGCAGCACAGCAGAGAAGAACTCGTTCATCTCGTGCATTTGGAAGCTGAACCAGCGCTACCTGAGGAAGAAGGTGGAGTTTGTCAATGTCAGTTCTCAGCTGCTGGAAG AGTCGGTGCCCAGTGGCGAGAGCCAAAGTGTCGCCGGCGGCGACGAGGACACTCTGGATGAGTACCAGGAGCTGAGCGCCCGCGAGGAGCAAGACATCGAGGGCATGATGGAGGTGTGCGAGTACGCCATCTCCAACGCCGAGGCCTTTGCCGAGCAGCTCTCCAGGGAGCTGCAGGTGCTAGATGGG GCCAACATCCAGTCCATCATGGCGTCGGAGAAGCAGGTCAACATCCTGATGCAGCTGCTGGACGAGGCGCTGGGCGAGGTGGACACCATCGAGGGCAAGCTGAGCAGCTACGAGGAGATGCTGCAGAGCGTCaaggaccagatggaccagatCTCGCAGAGCAACCGACTCATCCAAATCAGCAACACCAACAACGGAAAGCTGCTGGATGAGATCCAGTTCCTTGTG CACAACATGGACCTGTCCAAGGGCCACATCAGAGCCCTGCAAGACGGAGACCTGACCTCCCCTAAAGGCATCGAGGCTTGCATCAATGCAGCCGAGGCTCTTTTGCAGTGCATGAACGTGGCCCTCCTGCCAG GCCACGACAAGTTGATGGCTGTGACGCAGCAGCAACACCTTTTCACCGAGCTGCGGGATACGTTCGCTCGCCGCCTCACCAATCATCTCAACAATGTGTTTGTGCACCAG GGCCATGACCAGAGTTCCACCCTGTCCCAGCACACCGTGGAGCTGACCTTGCCCAAGCACAGCCCCCTCCATCGGGACCTGCTGCGCTACGCCAAGCTCATGGAGTGGCTGAAGATCACCCACCGGGAGAAGTACGAGGGCCTATCGAGG ACCTATGTGGACTACATGAGTCGACTGTATGAACGAGAAATCAAAGACTTCTTTGAGATTGCCAAGATCAAGATGGCGGGAACGAGCAAGGAGGCGAAGGGAAAATTTG GCCTTCACGGCAGCTCCGGAAAGCTGACCGGCTCCACGTCCAGCCTCAACAAGCTGAGCGTGCAGGGCTCCAACAGCCGGCGCTCGCAATCATCCTCACTGCTGGATATGGGCAACATGTCGGCTTCCGACCTGGACGTGGCCGACCGCACCAAGTTTGACAAG ATATTCGAGCAGGTCCTCAGTGAGCTGGAGCCCCTGTGCCTCGCGGAGCAAGATTTCATCAGCAAGTTCTTCAAGCTGCAGCAGCACCCGACCGTCTTGCCTCCTCTGGCTCAG CCGGAAGCCGTGGATTCGGATGGCATCGCGCCTTCAAGAATGCCTCCCCAGGCGGAACATAGACACTCCTTGTCATCAGA CAAAGACATGGTGCGGCTGATGATGAACAAAGTCTTCCAGAGCATCGAGACGGAGCTCAACAGCCTCATCGCTCTGGGTGACAAGATCGACAGCTTTCACTCGCTGTACATGCTGGTGAAGATGAGCCACCACGTGTGGACGGCGGAAAACGTGGACCCGGCGTCATTTCTCAGCACCACGCTGGGAAACGTGCTGGTCACCGTCAAGAGAAACTTTGACAAATGCATT TCTGGCCAGATCAGACAGATGGAGGAAGTGAAAATTTCCAAGAAGAGCAAAGTTGGCATCCTGCCTTTCGTCACCGGCTTTGAAGAGTTTGCCGAGTTGGCCGAGACCATCTTCCGAAACGCGGAACGTCGCGGAGACCTCGACAAAGCTTACGTCAAGCTCATCAGGGCCGTCTTCATGAACG TGGAGAAAGTGGCCAACGAGAGCCAGAAGACACCACGGGACGTAGTGATGATGGAGAACTTCCACCACATCTTCTCCACGCTGTCACAGCTGAAGATCTCCTGCCTGGATGCGGAGAGGCGCGAGGCCAAGCACAAATACACGGACCACCTGCAGTCCTACGTCATCAACTCTCTGGGCCAGCCTCTGGAAAAGCTCAAC CATTTCTTCGAGGGCGTGGAAGCCCGCGTGGCCCAGGGGATCCGCGAGGAGGAGGTGAGTTATCAGCTGGCCTTCAACAAGCAGGAGCTCCGCAAGGTCATTAAAGAGTACCCTGGGAAAGAGGTCAAGAAGGGACTGGACAACCTCTACAAGAAGGTGGACAAACACCTGTGCGAAGAGGAAAGCCTGCTGCAG GTGGTGTGGCACTCCACGCAAGACGAGTTCATCCGGCAGTACAAACACTTTGAAGACTTGATCGGCAGATGTTACCCTGGTTCTGGAATCACCATGGAGTTTACCATTCGGGACATGCTGGAGTATTTCTCCAGCATCGCTCAGTCCCATTAG